A window of Sediminitomix flava genomic DNA:
ATTATGTAGCCTATGAAGTTCTCGAAGTTTGGAAACGATTGGAAGGACATCCAAATGTTGTTTTGGAAGAAAATATAGATCAGTCAGTGACGGTGACTAAAGAAGAAATCGAAATATCAGTTGCTGAAAATGGAGATTTCTATGAACTGAATTTTGGACAAGATTTCAATATGAACTTTCCTGTCAAGCAAGAGAGTACGACACGTTTTACTTATTTCAATGTCGATGAAAAAGTAAAAGAGTGGTTTAGCACCTTTCCACAAGGTGTTCTGATTCCGAAAGAAGCGAAGAATGAATTGAAAGCAGTTGTAGGACAGTTGAGCAGAAATCTTCATGTGCATTCTAAGGTTGATGAGATCAGAGAAGAGCTTCCCGAAATCTCTGCTGATACGCAGCTTTATGCTTTGCTTACACCAAAAGGAAATAACATTCAACTGAATTTATATTTCAAGCCTTTTTCTACACAGTTACCTTATGTTGTTCCGACCAAAGGAAAGGAAGCTTTGATCGAGGATGTGCAACGTGTGCGTACAAGAGCTGTTCGTGATTTTAGAGTAGAAGAGGAAATTATACGAAACTTTTTTGTCGATAGACCGAATCTTTTCAATACCCATGATGGGCATTTTTCTTGGGAATTGACTGACCGAGTAGAAGCACTGAATGCACTAATGGAATTGCAGTCGGGAGCTTTCAAAGCAATTATAGAATGGCCAAAAGGAGTGAAGTTTCAGTTATTGGCTTCAGCAGATGTTTCTCAATTGTCGATGTCTGTAAAAATGAAAAAGACCGATTGGTTTCATTTGGATGGCGAGCTGAAAATCAATGAAGAAATTGTCGTTTCTCTGATGGAACTTCTTTCCAAATACAAAGAAAATCCAAGTTTACAGTTTGTAGAGGTTCGGGAAAATCAATTTATCTCTTTGACCAATAAACTGAGAACTCAGTTGGCAGCCTTTGAGAATTTTGCTGAAGACTTTAGGCAGGGAATTGATATGCATCCTTTAGTGACCTATGGCATTCTTCATGAGTTGAAAGAGAAAATAAATCTTGATGCAGATCAAGCATGGACAGAATTTGAGGATAGAGTAGAAACAGCTTATGCTACTGAGTTCTCATTACCAAAAAATCTTCAAGCTACCCTAAGAGATTATCAGTTGGACGGTTATCAATGGCTTTCAATACTTTCTGCTTCTGGGGCAGGAGCGTGTTTGGCAGATGACATGGGACTGGGGAAAACTTTACAAGCAATTACGCTACTTTTAGCACAAGCTAAAGATGGTGCTTCTTTAGTAATCGCTCCTTCCTCAGTGACTTTCAATTGGGTGAAAGAAATACAGAAGTTTGCACCAACGCTCAACGTACATTTGCTTTCTGAAGTCTCTAAGCGAGAAACACTGATTAAATCTTTAGGGCAGAATGATGTTTTGATCTGTAGTTATGGACTTTTACAGACGGGTATTCCTGCACTCAGAAAAAAAGGCTGGAATGTAATTATTTTGGATGAAGCGCAAGCCATCAAGAACAGATCGACTAAACGTTCTGAAGAGGCGATGAAGCTGAAAGCAAAAACTAGAATTCTGACGACGGGAACACCTATTGAAAATAATTTGGGCGAACTCTGGAATCTCTTCCAGTTTATCAATCCAGGTTTGTTGGGAGATTGGGAGTCATTCAATGACAACTATATCTTAAGAATCACGTCTGATGATGACCTTCATGCTAAAGTAGCTCGTCGAAATCTTCGAAAAATTATTGCTCCTTTTATTCTTAGAAGAACGAAGAGTGAGGTGTTGGAAGAGTTACCACAGAAAACAGAAATGGTGCTCAATGTAAAAATGTCAGAAGAAGAGTCAATTTACTATGAGGCATTGAGAAGAACGGCAATTGGTGAGATTGAGGACATCATTGAAAAGAAAAAAGAAGGCGGGGCTTTCAAAGTCTTGGCAGAGCTGACCAAACTTCGTCAAGCCTGTTGTCACCCAACATTGATCAATCACGAATGGCAATGGGAGAGTAGTAAACTAAGTCTTTTCTTAGAAACCGTAAAAGAATTAAAAGCAGGAGGGCACAGAGCACTTGTCTTTAGCCAGTTTGTGAGTTATCTGAATATTCTAAAGGTCGAACTAGAAAAAGAAGGCGTTTCTTATCAGTATTTAGATGGTTCTACCACTCTTAAGAATCGAGAAAAAGCAGTCAATGATTTCCAAAGTGGAGAAGGAGATGTCTTCTTGATTTCTCTAAAGGCTGGAGGAACAGGGTTAAATCTCACTACAGCAGATTATGTCATTCATATGGATCCGTGGTGGAATCCTGCCGTAGAAGACCAAGCCACAGACAGAGCTTACAGAATTGGGCAAGAAAGACCTGTGACGGTCTACAGACTAATCACACAAAATACAATTGAAGAAAAAATGATTCAGTTGCATCATGAAAAAAGACAATTGGCGGATGATCTATTAAGTGAAAGTGCGACCACAACAAAACTAGATACGAAAGAACTTTTGAAGCTAATTACTGAGTTTTAATTGGAATTTTCTGATTTAACTCTAAAAATCTTATCAGAAATGATGGTTTTTAATAGGGATCCTTACTTCTAGTTTTGAATCTTAAAGTTGAAAACCCTCATTTGTGTCCGAATTAACTATTGACCTATTAACTTAACCTAATTTACTATTTTGAATCAGACACTAACTAAAAAGTGTACAGTAAGACTGTATGCAACATTTCTTCTTGCCTTATTTTCTATTTCTTCAACCTTTGCAGATGATTGTACATTCACCAAAAATGCTGGTAACTGGGGGAAAGCTAGTAATTGGAGTTGTGGACATGTACCTGATCCATCTGTAGACAATGTAATTATTCCAGCAGGTTCTGAAGTAAATAACAATGTAGGAGACATTGTTTTTACAGGTGGAACGACACTCACTATCAATGGAACTCTCGACATGAAAGGGAATAAGCTTGAAATGAAAGGTTCAGGAGGTGACGCTTCAACTTTTTTTGTAGCTTCTACAGGTGAT
This region includes:
- a CDS encoding DEAD/DEAH box helicase, which gives rise to MITNSLLDSYTDFEQKIQRYPEDQQLKLVTLMLYVGYSGESIQTIKRDFYRVIEVSQAFNQSELNLLLEEVFVCKFLDDESFQFQRIYKVDSADLFVSCAHYFFFTLNQHSLFETYQSNLSAKQSSKYNSYWNERVKQDNIIRDFFIDQPISERLVQLSYLLATVEFSQSPIAADLVLSFVALCQLKKCFPSFLIEDDYNLNQITQLLLKELYHGKLALERLTNCLTTLYELTSSERFLMLKSLLNHQFKGKEFAIKNELKSDFYQRLIPYANLINHKNSEVLKNFLSESGIADLSKEAKKKSSKNWKLLSQQKEVLLVFFLLREEYTHRDFLFNRYKFLLKSNTTQILFYEHLIDLLILFKTEIDVDCKNYKEDVLSYWKSYFDDAFKQLSPLSFPIILFLLKEVFKNEFYVTDEIVEQLNFRASSYHRKGLNWYASITAELCVRFNDEWLQPQFERMLVEDGFQLKNIFEQEDPNDWKALVAKMEKLADRLKEIDEEKKEQENATQHRLIWVVSPKYLQVKPFEQNRLKSGKWGKPKKISDQKLISKDIKGAIELDFEILNHAYQTNKGYYEDYVAYEVLEVWKRLEGHPNVVLEENIDQSVTVTKEEIEISVAENGDFYELNFGQDFNMNFPVKQESTTRFTYFNVDEKVKEWFSTFPQGVLIPKEAKNELKAVVGQLSRNLHVHSKVDEIREELPEISADTQLYALLTPKGNNIQLNLYFKPFSTQLPYVVPTKGKEALIEDVQRVRTRAVRDFRVEEEIIRNFFVDRPNLFNTHDGHFSWELTDRVEALNALMELQSGAFKAIIEWPKGVKFQLLASADVSQLSMSVKMKKTDWFHLDGELKINEEIVVSLMELLSKYKENPSLQFVEVRENQFISLTNKLRTQLAAFENFAEDFRQGIDMHPLVTYGILHELKEKINLDADQAWTEFEDRVETAYATEFSLPKNLQATLRDYQLDGYQWLSILSASGAGACLADDMGLGKTLQAITLLLAQAKDGASLVIAPSSVTFNWVKEIQKFAPTLNVHLLSEVSKRETLIKSLGQNDVLICSYGLLQTGIPALRKKGWNVIILDEAQAIKNRSTKRSEEAMKLKAKTRILTTGTPIENNLGELWNLFQFINPGLLGDWESFNDNYILRITSDDDLHAKVARRNLRKIIAPFILRRTKSEVLEELPQKTEMVLNVKMSEEESIYYEALRRTAIGEIEDIIEKKKEGGAFKVLAELTKLRQACCHPTLINHEWQWESSKLSLFLETVKELKAGGHRALVFSQFVSYLNILKVELEKEGVSYQYLDGSTTLKNREKAVNDFQSGEGDVFLISLKAGGTGLNLTTADYVIHMDPWWNPAVEDQATDRAYRIGQERPVTVYRLITQNTIEEKMIQLHHEKRQLADDLLSESATTTKLDTKELLKLITEF